The Candidatus Nanohalococcus occultus genome contains a region encoding:
- a CDS encoding rhomboid family intramembrane serine protease: MANCSKCGKQEMTFKCRYCEQKFCTEHRLPENHDCEGLNEAKTKSGSEDKWFVEKDTTTRSSRPRKPSIAKDLKRTITNNATMAIIAFTVVSFFLQLIPGYTQFLNLSPALTQSAVEATNQAAIQAGYSPVLDSTVLGKPWSMFTVMITHNGMFHIFANMVTFYFFGTVLERKIGSTDLTKFYIVSGFIASIGYIVFRNLMFYAHGPLMNSFPTLSPAVGASGAVVAVFAAVAVLYPDAEVLLYFFIPMKIKNALYIFTGFEALNLTTNLMGMPLPVIGNFASSAHLTGLLCGVYFGRKLRDKYRSKPGVLELFG; encoded by the coding sequence ATGGCCAACTGTTCGAAATGCGGCAAACAGGAGATGACGTTTAAGTGCCGCTACTGCGAACAGAAGTTCTGTACAGAACACAGGCTACCGGAGAACCATGACTGCGAGGGTCTTAACGAAGCTAAGACTAAGAGCGGGTCGGAGGACAAATGGTTCGTGGAAAAAGACACAACCACGCGTTCATCGAGACCTAGAAAGCCTTCAATAGCTAAAGACCTCAAGAGAACTATCACAAACAACGCCACGATGGCTATAATCGCATTTACAGTAGTATCATTTTTCCTACAGCTGATACCTGGCTACACACAGTTTTTGAATCTTTCACCGGCTTTAACCCAGTCCGCTGTGGAAGCGACAAACCAGGCGGCGATACAGGCAGGTTACAGCCCGGTTCTGGACAGCACAGTTCTTGGAAAACCTTGGAGCATGTTCACCGTCATGATAACACACAACGGGATGTTCCATATTTTCGCGAACATGGTAACATTTTACTTTTTCGGCACCGTCCTAGAGAGAAAGATCGGAAGTACGGACCTAACAAAGTTTTACATCGTTTCCGGATTCATAGCGAGCATAGGATACATTGTTTTCAGAAACCTAATGTTTTACGCTCACGGCCCTCTCATGAATAGTTTTCCAACTCTGAGTCCGGCCGTTGGAGCTTCAGGCGCAGTTGTAGCGGTTTTCGCAGCGGTCGCGGTTCTCTATCCTGATGCCGAAGTTTTACTGTACTTTTTCATACCGATGAAGATCAAGAACGCGCTGTATATCTTTACCGGATTCGAGGCATTGAATCTTACAACCAATCTGATGGGTATGCCGCTGCCTGTAATCGGGAATTTTGCTTCCTCGGCGCACCTGACAGGGCTACTCTGTGGAGTATACTTCGGCAGAAAGCTCCGAGACAAGTATAGGTCGAAACCCGGCGTTTTAGAACTGTTTGGCTGA
- the glyS gene encoding glycine--tRNA ligase — MNSELRQLIKRRGFYFLSQESYGGSAGFYTYGPEGASLKANIEDAWRRQFKQKESNMEIDSPTIMKEAVFDASGHTETFDDMIIECGKCGEQHRADHLVEDNTEIDEAEAFAAEKIEEIIEDENIQCPSCGASLSGIKVNDFNLMFETSIGPGDAERGFLRPETAQGIFVEFPRLKEYARNDFPFGVVQIGRSYRNEISPRGGLSRVREFTQAELENFILPGQDPDISDVEDVELRLYSRKLQDEGAEPAEMTVKESLEKDVVASEWVAYYLGVAQRWYERIGVDPERLRFRQHQEDELSHYASDCWDAETDVGHEEKDWLEITGFAFRGCHDVKQHHNHSNEDYRVFREYDEPKEIEVKDISPDMSYFGPEFGDQAGKVIEKLEELVEDSPEVFEQETIEIEVSGEEIEVPSEKAGFSQRTEEKDGEKVFPQVVEPSFGVDRIFYSILVHSFEQDEVDGEERNVLRLEREVAPVEVAVMPLMDKDGLGEKAEEIRDELQEAGFRVDYDDSGSIGRRYRRQDEVGTPYCVTVDYETLEDEDVTLRDRDSTEQQRVEIGSLAEKLGE, encoded by the coding sequence ATGAATTCAGAACTGAGGCAGCTTATCAAGAGAAGAGGTTTTTACTTCCTTTCACAGGAAAGTTACGGAGGATCGGCCGGTTTCTACACTTACGGGCCGGAAGGAGCCTCGCTCAAGGCGAACATCGAAGACGCCTGGAGAAGACAGTTCAAACAGAAGGAAAGCAACATGGAGATCGATTCCCCGACGATCATGAAGGAAGCAGTCTTCGATGCCTCAGGACACACAGAAACCTTCGACGACATGATAATAGAGTGTGGAAAGTGCGGCGAACAGCACCGAGCCGATCACCTAGTCGAGGACAACACAGAGATCGATGAGGCAGAAGCATTTGCTGCCGAAAAGATCGAAGAGATAATTGAAGACGAAAACATCCAGTGTCCGAGCTGTGGAGCCTCGCTTTCAGGTATTAAGGTCAATGACTTTAACCTGATGTTCGAGACCAGTATCGGCCCTGGAGACGCGGAAAGAGGTTTTCTGCGCCCGGAGACCGCTCAGGGAATCTTCGTGGAGTTCCCAAGATTGAAGGAGTACGCGCGCAACGACTTCCCGTTCGGCGTGGTTCAGATCGGCCGTTCATACAGAAACGAGATCTCACCACGTGGCGGTTTAAGCAGGGTAAGAGAGTTTACACAGGCAGAGTTAGAGAACTTCATTCTACCAGGACAGGATCCCGACATATCGGACGTTGAAGACGTAGAGCTAAGGCTTTACTCACGGAAGCTACAGGACGAAGGAGCAGAACCCGCCGAGATGACGGTAAAAGAGTCGCTGGAAAAAGACGTGGTCGCCAGCGAGTGGGTTGCCTATTATCTAGGTGTCGCACAGAGATGGTACGAGCGTATCGGCGTTGATCCCGAGCGTTTAAGGTTCAGACAACATCAGGAAGATGAGCTATCCCATTATGCGAGCGATTGTTGGGACGCCGAGACCGATGTAGGTCATGAGGAAAAAGACTGGCTCGAAATAACAGGCTTCGCTTTCAGAGGCTGTCATGACGTAAAACAACACCATAACCACAGTAATGAAGACTACAGAGTTTTCAGAGAGTACGATGAGCCTAAAGAGATCGAAGTCAAAGACATCAGCCCTGATATGAGCTACTTCGGTCCGGAGTTCGGAGATCAGGCCGGAAAAGTGATAGAGAAACTCGAAGAGCTGGTTGAAGACAGTCCAGAAGTCTTCGAGCAAGAAACTATAGAGATCGAGGTCAGCGGGGAAGAAATCGAGGTTCCAAGCGAGAAGGCGGGTTTCAGCCAGAGAACTGAGGAAAAGGACGGCGAGAAAGTCTTCCCTCAGGTGGTAGAACCTTCCTTCGGTGTCGATAGAATCTTTTACTCGATCCTCGTCCATAGTTTCGAGCAGGACGAAGTTGATGGAGAGGAAAGAAACGTCTTGAGGCTCGAAAGAGAGGTTGCTCCCGTAGAGGTCGCAGTGATGCCTTTGATGGATAAAGACGGACTAGGTGAGAAAGCTGAGGAGATAAGAGATGAGCTACAGGAGGCCGGTTTCAGAGTTGATTACGATGATTCAGGTTCGATCGGCCGACGTTACCGTCGTCAAGACGAGGTTGGAACTCCTTACTGTGTCACAGTTGATTATGAGACCCTTGAGGACGAGGATGTAACCTTACGGGATCGGGATTCAACGGAACAACAGCGTGTGGAGATCGGTTCGCTGGCAGAAAAACTTGGAGAATAA
- a CDS encoding DoxX family protein, translated as MAYEQLLLMAGRALMGGYFAFTGINHFMSSQQMAGWIESKGLPAPEALNYLAGGLLLFAGLGMVTGAAPAVSWGALTVFVAATTVLFHDFWSMEGEEKQNQMVHFLKNIGLLGGLLLFGGLVASGEFGTVLLELSLL; from the coding sequence ATGGCTTACGAACAACTACTGCTCATGGCAGGAAGAGCCTTGATGGGAGGATATTTCGCATTCACAGGCATCAACCACTTCATGAGTTCACAGCAGATGGCAGGATGGATTGAATCCAAAGGCCTGCCGGCACCAGAAGCACTCAACTATCTTGCGGGGGGACTATTGCTCTTCGCAGGACTTGGAATGGTCACAGGAGCAGCTCCGGCAGTTAGCTGGGGTGCGCTAACCGTATTCGTAGCAGCGACCACGGTTCTATTCCATGACTTCTGGAGTATGGAAGGCGAGGAAAAACAGAACCAGATGGTTCACTTCCTGAAAAACATCGGTCTTCTCGGCGGACTACTACTGTTCGGCGGACTGGTAGCTTCAGGAGAGTTCGGAACGGTTCTACTAGAGCTTAGCTTGCTCTAA